A stretch of the Methanomicrobia archaeon genome encodes the following:
- a CDS encoding metal-dependent hydrolase, which translates to MDPLTHYMAGYFLGRRANAGDAGIRVITLCALLPDIDIIEVIGGLDMFFGLHRTATHSLLSALVIALIMTAGFASWKGKSQALQILPWCMVGTLSHLFLDMFSYNTSFLSIFGVAAAQSKPAYLEGVQLFWPLSEARYSVVNLGVLSQESTNIMMIAIFCLFVGSMLDGTLKGSKPWSIWTDPVYAWMRKNE; encoded by the coding sequence ATGGATCCATTAACGCACTACATGGCAGGTTATTTCCTGGGACGCCGCGCTAACGCCGGCGATGCAGGCATACGCGTTATCACGCTCTGTGCCCTGCTACCTGATATTGATATCATTGAGGTTATTGGCGGGTTAGATATGTTTTTTGGGCTGCACCGAACCGCGACGCATTCGCTTCTGAGCGCTCTGGTAATCGCCTTAATCATGACCGCAGGATTTGCTTCGTGGAAAGGGAAGTCTCAAGCGCTTCAAATCCTCCCCTGGTGCATGGTTGGCACTCTGAGTCACCTGTTTTTGGACATGTTCTCTTACAACACGTCCTTTCTTTCGATTTTCGGTGTCGCTGCGGCACAAAGCAAACCTGCCTACTTGGAAGGTGTACAGCTCTTCTGGCCCCTCTCAGAGGCACGATACTCGGTTGTCAATCTGGGGGTGCTATCCCAGGAGAGCACGAACATCATGATGATCGCCATTTTCTGCTTGTTCGTGGGCAGCATGCTCGACGGGACGTTAAAAGGGTCAAAACCGTGGAGCATCTGGACGGACCCGGTTTATGCCTGGATGAGAAAGAACGAATAG